The Andrena cerasifolii isolate SP2316 chromosome 14, iyAndCera1_principal, whole genome shotgun sequence genome contains a region encoding:
- the Oseg4 gene encoding intraflagellar transport protein Oseg4: protein MFVYLSKKIAIPNNYRLNCIAWNQKEGYIAVGGEDGLLKVLRVDSSTNSSTNGGKSRHLTAASNLSMNQTLEGHNGHVQVLAWNEQHQKLTSSDQNGVIIVWMLYKGSWYDEMINNCNKSVVKGMAWSLDGLKVCIVYEDGAVIVGSVDGNRIWGKELKNVFLAAVQWSPDGKLLLFGVKNGEVHLYDNLGVFLRKINTTSLNSGQTQTIMAMQWYDGRNGYVALECPTLAICYRNGRIQLMRDTNDDNPIVIETGMTAAWCCWNTYGSLLAVTGMMPMLFNGETKDTNVIQFYTPFGKHVRTLRIPGREITCCAWEGGSLRVALSVDSHIYFANIRLDYKWAYFSNTVVYTNEKISKDGICIMFWNIINNTCCTKYVKALISIDSHGDHCVLAVKNDLIQRPEQFALLVCNSIATPIDTKFIDLEPLWVTMTNSVIIAASKNNFLVWSYRTPRNTMLHAGRFKRDKVYHIDETPTGVTEVIQDLDKDRSFQAPINTKATMDPICCLSASETVLLIGRESGMIQRYSLPQITLTNRYNTACKLYKIAINCDSSRASIMDANGILTMLDLEIDSKRTNSKDGESGDGITKFERKDVWAMCWAQDNPTLLAIMEKTRMYVLREFDPEEPISCSGYICSFRDLEIRCVLLDDLMQKPEDTRNELIVDLEVKSLRDTRELLDKVGLKEANNFIQDNPHPRLWRLLAESALKKLDLETAENAMVRCTDYLGIQFIKRLQNVHNDQLKKAEVAAFLGNYEEAEKLYLDMDRRDLATSLRLKLGDYFRVVQLMKMGLGGSDKQMEYAYNKIGEYYAERQNWERAKEYYEKSRNLEKLVECYYKLEDFIQLAGTVQQLPDKSPLLRTVARMLASVGMCSQAVAAYIKYGDVKLAVDTCVRLNHWDQAVELARTYKMAQIGELLSKYANHLLSNGKMLQAIELYKKASYNLEAAKLLLQLAEEQAKSRMNPLRVKKIYVLAALLIENHIISAPAIKGGRSNIVMGLTENNEDTRVIENAWRGAEAYHFLLLAHRQMYSGNSDAAMKTALRLREYEDILQPEDIYCLLALSSAVNHAFTVCSKAFIKLESLEAVSELVREEYENLAVDIFTNHSPNDVRDSKAECTNCESLVPDWCVACPNCMTRFPPCIVSGKPLMDLSNAWICTVCRHHVAAERDVVNINACPLCHSTVTYM, encoded by the coding sequence ATGTTTGTGTATCTGAGTAAAAAGATAGCGATACCGAATAATTACCGGCTTAATTGTATAGCATGGAATCAGAAGGAAGGTTATATAGCGGTGGGAGGGGAGGACGGTTTGTTAAAAGTACTTCGAGTTGATTCTAGCACGAATAGCTCCACTAACGGTGGAAAGTCCAGACATTTAACCGCTGCCAGTAATTTGAGCATGAACCAGACTTTGGAAGGTCATAATGGACACGTGCAAGTTCTCGCTTGGAACGAGCAGCACCAGAAGTTGACCTCGAGCGATCAGAACGGCGTGATCATTGTTTGGATGCTGTATAAAGGTTCTTGGTACGACGAGATGATAAACAACTGTAATAAATCGGTAGTCAAAGGGATGGCATGGAGTTTGGACGGCTTAAAAGTCTGTATAGTTTACGAGGATGGCGCAGTCATTGTGGGCTCGGTCGACGGTAACAGAATTTGGGGAAAGGAACTGAAGAACGTGTTTCTCGCTGCTGTACAGTGGTCCCCCGACGGAAAATTACTACTATTCGGGGTAAAGAATGGAGAAGTTCATCTTTATGATAATCTCGGTGTATTTTTAAGAAAGATAAACACGACATCGCTCAACAGTGGGCAAACTCAAACGATAATGGCAATGCAATGGTACGACGGGAGAAACGGCTACGTTGCTTTGGAATGCCCCACTCTGGCTATTTGCTACAGAAATGGTAGAATACAACTTATGAGAGATACAAACGACGACAATCCAATCGTAATAGAAACTGGGATGACGGCGGCATGGTGCTGTTGGAATACTTATGGCTCTCTGCTGGCAGTAACAGGTATGATGCCAATGCTATTTAACGGGGAGACAAAGGATACAAATGTCATTCAGTTCTATACTCCATTCGGTAAGCACGTGAGAACTCTGAGAATACCTGGCAGAGAGATCACATGTTGCGCGTGGGAAGGAGGATCTCTGAGAGTAGCTCTGTCCGTCGATTCTCACatatattttgcaaatattcGCTTAGATTACAAATGGGCTTACTTCAGTAACACAGTGGTCTATACGAATGAGAAGATCAGCAAAGATGGCATTTGCATTATGTTTTGGAACATAATCAACAACACGTGCTGCACTAAGTACGTAAAGGCATTGATATCAATTGATTCGCACGGAGATCATTGCGTGTTGGCAGTGAAGAATGATCTTATACAAAGGCCCGAGCAGTTTGCCCTGCTAGTTTGTAATTCGATAGCTACGCCAATAGACACCAAGTTTATAGATTTGGAGCCACTATGGGTGACCATGACTAACAGTGTTATTATCGCTGCgtcgaaaaataattttctggtATGGAGCTATCGCACTCCGCGCAACACCATGTTGCATGCAGGGCGGTTTAAGAGGGACAAGGTTTATCACATTGACGAGACTCCGACTGGAGTAACGGAGGTGATTCAAGACTTAGACAAAGATAGATCTTTCCAAGCACCCATCAACACGAAAGCCACTATGGATCCAATTTGCTGTTTATCTGCAAGTGAGACTGTTTTACTGATAGGCAGAGAGTCGGGGATGATTCAGCGCTATTCTTTGCCACAGATAACTCTCACCAACAGGTACAACACAGCCTGTAAACTTTATAAGATCGCAATTAATTGCGACTCATCTCGTGCATCTATAATGGATGCAAATGGTATTTTGACCATGCTGGATCTAGAGATAGATTCTAAGAGGACCAATTCGAAGGATGGAGAATCAGGGGATGGTATAACCAAGTTTGAGAGGAAAGATGTGTGGGCCATGTGCTGGGCACAAGATAACCCAACTCTGCTCGCAATTATGGAGAAGACCAGGATGTATGTGTTAAGAGAATTCGATCCGGAAGAACCGATATCGTGCTCCGGCTACATTTGTTCGTTTCGAGATTTAGAGATACGCTGCGTTTTGTTAGACGACCTGATGCAGAAGCCGGAGGACACTAGGAACGAATTGATAGTAGATTTGGAAGTAAAATCTCTGAGGGACACCAGAGAGTTGCTGGACAAAGTGGGCTTGAAGGAAGCCAACAATTTCATTCAAGACAATCCGCATCCGCGGTTGTGGCGTTTATTGGCGGAATCGGCGCTGAAGAAGCTGGATCTGGAGACTGCGGAGAACGCGATGGTCCGTTGCACCGACTACTTGGGCATACAGTTTATAAAGCGTTTGCAGAACGTGCACAACGATCAGTTAAAGAAGGCCGAGGTGGCAGCGTTCCTTGGTAACTACGAGGAGGCAGAGAAGCTGTATCTGGACATGGACCGAAGGGACCTGGCAACTTCGCTGCGGTTAAAGCTGGGAGATTACTTTCGCGTGGTGCAGCTAATGAAGATGGGTCTTGGCGGGTCGGACAAGCAGATGGAGTATGCTTACAACAAAATTGGGGAGTACTACGCCGAAAGGCAGAACTGGGAGAGAGCGAAGGAGTACTACGAGAAGAGCAGAAACTTGGAGAAGCTGGTCGAATGCTACTACAAGCTGGAAGACTTTATTCAGCTGGCTGGGACTGTGCAACAACTGCCGGACAAGAGTCCTCTGTTGAGGACGGTCGCGAGGATGTTAGCGTCTGTTGGTATGTGCTCTCAGGCAGTTGCAGCTTATATAAAATATGGAGACGTGAAACTGGCCGTCGACACCTGCGTTCGTCTAAATCATTGGGATCAGGCAGTGGAACTGGCAAGGACTTACAAAATGGCACAAATTGGAGAACTGTTGAGTAAGTATGCCAATCATCTTCTGTCGAATGGCAAGATGCTGCAGGCGATAGAGCTCTACAAGAAAGCAAGTTACAATTTGGAGGCGGCTAAGTTGCTTCTGCAGCTGGCTGAGGAACAAGCGAAGAGCAGGATGAATCCACTACGCGTGAAGAAGATCTATGTTTTAGCAGCCCTCTTAATCGAGAACCACATCATCAGTGCGCCAGCAATTAAAGGAGGCCGGAGCAACATTGTGATGGGTTTAACTGAGAACAACGAGGACACTCGGGTGATAGAGAACGCCTGGAGGGGTGCAGAAGCGTATCACTTTCTGTTATTGGCGCACAGGCAGATGTATTCAGGGAATTCTGACGCAGCCATGAAAACGGCTTTGAGGCTCAGGGAGTACGAGGACATTTTACAACCTGAAGACATTTACTGCCTGCTCGCTCTGTCCAGTGCTGTTAACCATGCATTTACTGTTTGTTCTAAGGCGTTTATTAAGCTAGAATCATTGGAGGCTGTCTCAGAACTGGTCAGGGAGGAGTATGAGAACCTGGCGGTGGATATTTTTACCAACCACAGTCCAAACGATGTGCGCGATTCCAAAGCGGAGTGTACAAATTGCGAGAGCCTTGTGCCAGACTGGTGTGTCGCCTGCCCCAATTGTATGACCAGGTTTCCCCCTTGTATCGTTTCTGGGAAACCGCTGATGGATCTCAGTAACGCGTGGATTTGTACCGTATGCAGACATCACGTCGCCGCGGAGCGCGACGTCGTTAATATTAATGCTTGCCCCTTGTGTCATAGCACAGTCACTTACATGTAG